The sequence CGGAACGGGAGCGCTTCCGGACGCCCTCGCGTTCGTGAAACCGAACCGCTCCGAGTTCTGGATTCACCTCGAGAGCTGCGACGAGCCCCAGACGGCGGGCGAACTCGAGGACGCGGTCGAGTGGTCCGGGGCGACCATCTACCGGATGCTAGCCGATCTCGAGG is a genomic window of Natronosalvus halobius containing:
- a CDS encoding helix-turn-helix domain-containing protein, which translates into the protein MNPADYPGTGALPDALAFVKPNRSEFWIHLESCDEPQTAGELEDAVEWSGATIYRMLADLEAIGLVETAMKMTDAGPRDAYQAATPEKRPVWERQAAEGVVR